The region CAGTGAGCCACTACTATGTATGTATAATTATGCATTATGGTAATGCACTATGTAGTATAATAATACACTATGCATTATAGTAATACActatgtattataataatacacTATGCACTATAATCATGCACTATAATAATgcactgtgtagtatagtaatACACTATGTAGTATAATAATGCACTGTGTAGTATAATAATACACTATGCAGTATAGTAATACACTATGCAGTATAGTAATACACTATGCAGTATAATAATACACTATGCAGTGTAATAATACACTGTGTAGTATAATAATACAGTATGCACTATAATCATGCACTATAATAATgcactgtgtagtatagtaatACACTATGTAGTATAATAATGCACTGTGTAGTATAATAATACACTATGTAGTATAGTAATACACTATGCAGTATAGTAATACACTATGCAGTATAGTAATACACTATGCAGTATAATAATACACTATGCAGTGTAATAATACACTGTGTAGTATAATAATACACTATGCAGtatagtaatgcactatgtagtaTAATAATACACTATGCAGTATAATAATACACTATGCAGCATAGTAATGCACTATGCAGTATAATAATACACTGTAGTATAATAATGCACAGTGTATtatagtaatgcactatgtagtaTAATAATGCGATATGTAGTATAATGATGCACTCCCATGTACTGCATGTATTGTGACTTTTCTTTCTAGTCTTCTATGTGGTCTGCATTTTGAATATGACAAGTTTGAAGGGAATGGGCTACTTGCCCTTAGTGATGTCATCAAAGGGCTTGCCTGATACCTGTACTTCCTCATTGTCTCCCTGTAACAGGACTACCCCTCCATCGCTCACCTGGTTCAGAAACTTAGCGACAACAACATCCAGACAATCTTTGCCGTCACAGAGGAGTTCCAGCCTGTTTACAAGGTCAGTCAGTTGTTCCATTACACTGTTTGTGCAATCTTAATGGGTCAGGCAAAACATGACAAAACTGTTTTGCTCTAGACTTTTCTGGTGAGTATTTAGAGATTGACAGGATTCCAACTGACATACATGAGTACATGATCATTTAGtgtattgtgttttctctctcagGAGTTAAAGAATCTCATTCCTAAATCTGCAGTGGGGATACTCTCTGCTAACTCCAGCAACGTTATCAACCTCATTATTGATGCCTACAATGTAAGTATAGATTGGATTGGTTTAGTTACTGGAGAAGATGCACTTCTGCACACTATCTAACTTTCATCCTTAAAATAGTTGGCAAAaccatgctgctgctactgttaagTCATCACATTTCTCTTTCTGAACTGATCTTTCTATGGGAATAGTAAAAAATATGCATTTCTGCTTTTGTAAAACTGAAGCCTACTGAAAATGTTGTATATAGTGTACAAAGGGCTAATTGTTGTTCTTTATGTGCTAGTCTCTTTCCTCAGAGGTGATTCTGGAGAACAGCAAGCTACCAGTGGGAGTGACCATAATGTATCAGTCACGCTGCAAGAACGGAGTGACtggtgagggagagatgggaagaaaaTGCTCCAATATCTCAATCGGTGACGAGGTGAGAAACCAAAACAACATGACATTGAATGTTTTCTATTCCAAAtacatatgtatttattttagattttttttttaaattcaggttCAGTTATTTTAGCTTTCTGATCAAGTAAATATAATGTTTTCAGTATCTGTAGGTGTGAAGGTCATTGTTTTTATTACAAAATGTGATTATTATGCCTTATGTGTGAATGCATCCCTTCATCCCTGATCTGTAGGTGTCTTTCACCATAAGCATCACAGCTAAGCAGTGTCCTAAAATGGGCAAACCAGAGACCATCAAGATCAAACCCCTAGGGTTCAATGAGGAGGTGGAGATCACTCTGAACTTCATCTGCGAGTGTGACTGTCACAAAGATGGCATTGAGAACAGTGACATCTGCCACAACGGCAACGGGACATATGAATGTGGAGCCTGCAGGTAAGGCACTTGTGTTTCACTAGCAGAAGATCTTAACTCTTTATTCACCTTCCATATTGTAATAATTTCCATGGCATAGAGATACATCATGATAtttgatactgtatatataatgtgtttaaATCTATTTCTATTGGCCATTAGCATGTGACTGTTTAAGTGCATTGCATCTGTTTGCATGTGAATATTTTTTACATAGGCAGTCTTTTATGCAGTCCTCCCTTGTTGTTAATAACATTACATTTCCTTTATTATCTGTCAGGTGCAATGAGGGCCGTATTGGTAGACAGTGTGAGTGCAGCACCAACGAGGTGACCAGCGAAGACCTGGATAAGAGCTGCCGTAAAGACAACGGTACAGACATCTGCAGCAACAAcggagactgtgtgtgtggaacCTGTGAGTGCAAGAAGAGAGAGAACCCAGAGGAGCGCTACAGCGGGATGTTCTGCGAGTGTGACAACTTCAACTGTGACCGCTCCAACAACAAACTCTGTGGAGGTACGCGAGTTCAGTTCATTGGATGATCAGTAAAGATTTAGCTTGCTGTGAAATGATGGTCAAGACCTGTGTTCCATCTGAAGACCTGTGGAACATATTCCTCAGAACACAAACTACCTCTAGTGTTTGTGGCGTAATGGGTGATTTCCCAGTTAAATTAGAGATCAGTTGATAAAATCAGACATGGCCTTTTACGAAATTAGATTTCCCGTGTTCAATTTAGCTTAATTTAATCTCTAATCTAGAATATTATCTATAGTATGAAATGATGTTTGAACTATAGAGGATCATCTCTGaccctgtgtgttgtgttgtggcagGACATGGTCACTGTGAGTGCAGGGTGTGTATATGTGATGCCAACTGGACAGGCAGTGCCTGTGACTGTTCTCTGGACACCACGACCTGCCTGGCTTCCAACAAGCAGATCTGTAACGGACGAGGCACCTGTGAGTGTGGAACCTGCAGGTGTACTGACCCAAAGTTCCAGGGCCCCAGCTGTGAGATCTGTCCTACCTGTCCAGGGGTCTGCGCAGAACACAAGTGAGTTGAATAAAGGAATGAATTAATTGTTTATTTTAATCTGTTTTAACTATGCAGAAAACAACAATGTACAACaagtttatttccaaaacgctatattGAAAAAAATGCACATTTGTGTTTTTACATCAGAAATGATTCcttatgggtaccttcatgtgtgtgtaaaatgttaCTGTTCTCTGATGTTTTTAGTCATAGATTTTAGATGAAAATGTTTCATTTTTGTAAACCACAATGCAAAATGTATGCTTTAGTCTCAGGTCCTGTCTGTCCATTGTTTAGCATGAATGGAATGTTCgcatcctgtatatttgactgtgatatgtggttgtctcaactAGCAATCCTAAGATGAATTCACTTACTCTTATCAAAAGTGATTAAcagtatctgctaaatgactaaatgtttttttttaattacacacATCTCATATTACTGTATAGATTTCTGATGGCACAAATGTATCATTTGAACAgttcttttaaaaaaaacatgattatttgtctctctgaaatgaaaccatgattttttttaaacaaacacatGGTTGTCATTGATCAACCCTGTGCCATGATTCgatagtgaaaaaacacaccaatctctttcagaatttctttaaacaataaaagctaacgtttctgaaaatgtatatgtagattttttttttaaaagtattattatttgaGGGACCGGTTCCTTGTCTCTTTCCTCAGACTGAGTTTAATGCCTCTTAACCTTTTAAAGTAGGCATAAAGATATGTCTTCCTTTATCTGTCTTAACCTCAATTATTATTGTGACCTTTGTTTACTTTCTTCTGATAATTCCAAGAAAGGGGACCAATGAAAAGTCTAGACACAACTGTGATATCTTAAAACCAGTAGTGGTGGCAAGGGTACAGCATTGTCCACTACAAACACCTGCATGTGGAGTGGAACCTCAATATCCAGCTTTCTTGCATTCCAGTAGACTAGTGAATATGTCACGAGTTTATCAAGCATCACAATGCGAGACTACCTCCGCGTGTTACTCCATCTGTACAGAGTTACATGTCAATGTCCTGTCTTCCACAGGGAGTGTGTTCAGTGCAGGGCCTTTGGGACGGGGGAGAAGAAGGACACGTGTGAGAGAGACTGTAGCTACTTCAACCTGATCAAGGTGAAGGACAGGGACAAGCTGCCTCAGCCAGGACAGGCCTTCCCCCTGATGCACTGTAAGGAGAGGGATGCCAACGACTGCTGGTTCTACTACACCTACGCTGTCAACAAGACAGAGAAGGAGGTCCATGTGATGGAAACACTAGGTGAGAGCATATTACATACAGACTGCTATGTCATTGTGACTGAGCATATTACATACAGCCTGCTATGTCATTGTGACTGAGCATATTACATACAGCCTGCTATGTCATTGTGACTGAGCATATTACATACAGCCTGCTATGTCATTGTGACTGAGCATATTACATACATCCTACTATGTCATTGTGACTGAGGATATTACATACAGCCTACTATGTCATTGTGACTGAGCATATTACATACAGCCTGCTATGTCATTGTGACTGAGCATATTACATACAGCCTACTATGTCATTGTGACTGAGCATATTACATACAGCCTACTATGTCATTGTGACTGAGCATATTACATACAGCCTACTATGTCATTGTGACTGAGGATATTACATAAGGCCTACTATGTCATTGTGACTGAGGATATTACATACAGCCTACTATGTCATTGTGACTGAGGATATTACATACAGCCTACTATGTCATCGTGACTGAGGAGATTACAGTGAAAACGGAGGTTATTTATTTGTCTATTGAGTCATTTTGTGATTAGAGCTAGGAGTTTTTGCCCTTACTAGGAAAAACTCTTGGCTCTAATGGTACTAGGGCCTAGTACTCCGGCCGGAAGTTCTTCCTGGTCAGCTTACAGGGTCAGGTAAGGTTCCTgggcctatatacagtgccttgcgaaagtattcggcccccttgaactttgcgaccttttgccacatttcaggcttcaaacataaagatataaaactgtatttttttgtgaagaatcaacaacaagtgggacacaatcatgaagtggaacaacatttattggatatttcaaacttttttaacaaatcaaaaacttaaaaattgggcgtgcaaaattattcagcccccttaagttaataccttgtagcgccaccttttgctgcgattacagctgtaagtcgcttggggtatgtctctatcagttttgcacatcgagagactgaaatgttttcccattcctccttgcaaaacagctcgagctaagtgaggttggatggagagcatttgtgaacagcagttttcagttctttccacagattctcgattggattcaggtctggactttgacttggccattctaacacctggatatgtttatttttgaaccattccattgtagattttgctttatgttttggatcattttcttgttggaagacaaatctccgtcccagtctcaggtcttttgcagactccatcaggttttcttccagaatggtcctgtatttggctccatccatcttcccatcaattttacccatcttccctgtccctgctgaagaaaagcaggcccaaaccatgatgctgccaccaccatgtttgacagtagggatggtgtgttcagctgtgttgcttttacaccaaacataacgttttgcattgttgccaaaaagttcaattttggtttcatctgaccagagcaccttcttccacatgtttggtgtgtctcccaggtggcttgtggcaaactttaaatgacactttttatggatatctttaagaaatggctttcttcttgacactcttccataaaggccagatttgtgcaatatacgactgattgttgtcctatggacagagtctcccacctcagctgtagatctctgcagttcatccagagtgatcatgggcctcttggctgcatctctgatcagtcttctccttgtatgagctgaaagtttagagggacggccaggtcttggtagatttgcagtggtctgatactccttccatttcaatattatcgcttgcacagtgctccttgggatgtttaaagcttgggaaatctttttgtatccaaatccggcttgaaacttcttcacaacagtatctctgacctgcctggtgtgttccttgttcttcatgatgctctctgcgcttttaacggacctctgagaatatcacagtgcaggtgcatttatacggagacttgattacacacaggtggattgtatttatcatcattagtcatttaggtcaacattggatcattcagagatcctcactgaacttctggagagagtttgctgcactgaaagtaaaggggctgaataattttgcacgcccaatttttcagtttttgatttgttaaaaaagtttgaaatatccaataaatgtcattccacttcatgattgtgtcccacttgttgttgattcttcacaaaaaaatacaattttatatctttatgtttgaagcctgaaatgtggcaaaaggtcgcaaagttcaagggggccgaatactttcgcaaggcactgtatataatgcaaatcaggacgtcattgtaaatcagCATTTGCGCTTAcagtaactgacttgcctggttaaataaataaatacaagttGGGATAACTGAATgttcctggctgtgtgtttcctgCCTGTGTTCCAGACTGCCCTGAGGGCCCTGACATCATCCCCATCGTGGCTGGCGTGGTGGCGGGCATCGTCCTGATCGGCCTGGCTTTGCTTCTCATCTGGAAGCTGCTCATGATCATCCACGACAGGAGAGAGTTCGCCAAGTTTGAGAAGGAAAAGATGAATGCTAAATGGGACACGGTAAGGGAGTGGAGATGATAGATACAGGACGCAAGAAGCCATCTTGGAGAACTATTCGTTATGGCCCATaatggggatgatgatgatgtactTTTGCAGGTCCTAGTTTGTATTCTCCCTGAATGTAATTTCAGTAGGTTGATTGAGATGTGGAAAACTGGTGTTATAGATATGGCCACTGTGTGAATCTCTTACACAGAGAACAGACTCCTGAAGGAACACAGAATTTGAAATATTTGACTCTCTCTCAACCTTTGATGACTATGACAGACCTGTTGCTTTTGATGATGACTTTGTAAGATGTCACACACATTTTTCCACAGTCCTACCCAACAGTTtgtttaaaatgttcataaaacCCTGTAGTTTTAAGTAATCTCTGTACAAAATACAGCTATGAAAAAAGGAAGCCTTTTTGGAATGCGAAGGTCTGGACACACATGTGTCTTTTCATGGGAGTGGCTACAGCAGCTTAGTTTGTTCTGTGTTATGCTTCAACCTAGTGGCGTGTTATCCACACAGCAGGAGAGATTCAATTCCAGACAGCTGGCAGGGTTTGAAATGCTTAATGATACAGCTCATCCTGATTACTCCCAGTCAGACCCGCCACATGTGATAGCCTCTCTGGTCTGGTGACATGGGCAGGGCACTGAGGCTTCTGGACCCTCTCATTATGGTACATGGAGAAGACACCAGACCTAAATGACTGCATGAGAGAGCAGACTGACCTGACttgatacagtaccagtcaaaagtgtggacacctactcattcaagggtttttctttatttttcacgATTTTCTACGTtctggaataatagtgaagacatcaaaactatgaaatagcacatatggaatcatgtagttaccaaaaaagtgtttaacaaatcaaaatatatttgagattcttcaaagtagccaccctttgccttgatgacagctttgcacactcttggcattctctcaaccagtttcattaggtagtcacctggagtgccttgttaagttaatttgttgaattgatttccttcttaatgcatttgagccaatcagttgtgttgtgacaaagtagaggtggtatacagaagatagccctatttggtaaaagaccaagtccatattatggcaagaatagatcaaataagcaaagagaaacgacagtccatcattagtttaagacatgaaggtcagtcaatccggaaaatttcaagaactttgaacgtttcttcaagtgcagtctcaaaaaccatcaagcactatgatgaaactggctctcatgagaaccgccacaggtaaggaagacccagttacctctgctgcagaggacaagttcattagttaccagtctcagaaattgcagcccaaataaatgcttcagagttcaagtaagacacacctcaacatcaactgttcagaggagactgtgtgaatcaggccttcatggtctaattgctgcaaataaaccactactaaaagataccaataagaagaagacttccttgggccaagaaacacaagcaatggacattagaccagtggaaatctggagtccaaatttgaggtttttggttccaatcgctgtgtctttgtgagatgcagagtaggtgaacggatgatctccacaagtgtggttcccaccattaagcatggaggaggtggtgtgaagatgcttcgctggtgacactgtgggtgatttatttagaattcaaggcacacttaaccagcatggctaccacagcgttctgcagcgatacgccatcccatctgatttgcgcttagtgggactatcatttgtttttcaacaggacaatgacccaacccacacatccaggctgtgtaagggttatttgaccaagaaggagagtgatggagtgctgcatcagatgacctggcctctacaatcacctgacctcaacccaattgagatggtttgggatgagttggaccgcagagtaaaggaaaagcagccaacaagtgctcagcatatg is a window of Oncorhynchus mykiss isolate Arlee chromosome 11, USDA_OmykA_1.1, whole genome shotgun sequence DNA encoding:
- the LOC110535543 gene encoding integrin beta-1, which encodes MDLKLLLISTLLGVICYSSAQQEGNECIKANAKSCGECIQVGAKCGWCMDPGFLKQGEATSTRCDELESLRKRGCSSTKVENPQGSQRALKNKAVTNRNKGEGKLRPEDITQVQPQKLTLSLRSGEPQSFNLKFKRAEDYPIDLYYLMDLSYSMKDDLENVKNLGTHLMLEMSKITTDFKIGFGSFVEKTVMPYISTTPSKLLNPCTGDQNCTSPFSYKNVLKLTSNGQEFNTLVGQQQISGNLDSPEGGFDAIMQVAVCGEHIGWRNVTRLLVFSTDAGFHFAGDGKLGGIVLPNDGKCHLENNMYTVSHYYDYPSIAHLVQKLSDNNIQTIFAVTEEFQPVYKELKNLIPKSAVGILSANSSNVINLIIDAYNSLSSEVILENSKLPVGVTIMYQSRCKNGVTGEGEMGRKCSNISIGDEVSFTISITAKQCPKMGKPETIKIKPLGFNEEVEITLNFICECDCHKDGIENSDICHNGNGTYECGACRCNEGRIGRQCECSTNEVTSEDLDKSCRKDNGTDICSNNGDCVCGTCECKKRENPEERYSGMFCECDNFNCDRSNNKLCGGHGHCECRVCICDANWTGSACDCSLDTTTCLASNKQICNGRGTCECGTCRCTDPKFQGPSCEICPTCPGVCAEHKECVQCRAFGTGEKKDTCERDCSYFNLIKVKDRDKLPQPGQAFPLMHCKERDANDCWFYYTYAVNKTEKEVHVMETLDCPEGPDIIPIVAGVVAGIVLIGLALLLIWKLLMIIHDRREFAKFEKEKMNAKWDTGENPIYKSAVTTVVNPKYEGK